In a single window of the Natronosalvus caseinilyticus genome:
- a CDS encoding BNR-4 repeat-containing protein: MEMRDEISLSRGLLGHWSGERSPDGIVRDRSLEGNHGNYGIDARWIWFTNPRAVRHVGDRERTYVCYLGGPTGRDIVAGAYDHETRSFSTTVVDESFSDDDHTNPSLLLRNDGRILLFWAGHNGDALHYTVSCDPESVSAFGPTRRIEQESVTYPNPVRSPDDPETLYLFYRDRTYTRDATNDKYGYMGDGNLYYRVSEDDGLTWSDQTRIAVPPEGHYSMYFVPARGDDAIHFFFTDAERGGDAPKWNVMYAQFRNEHFYAADGSLIAGPDDLPMTKSDLEVVYDSTAAGNHYAWVWDSAVDDDGNPVVAYATFPSTLAHEYRYARWDGDQWCDYHLADAGRYVARRPIELHYSGGLSIDRDDPNVVYGCVSRGDQCELRRFETATGGETWAEMTVTKRSTGCDLRPVVPRNAGEDVPVLWTTGSYKHMDTVQTVLRGLPADQLAGSKLEGDGSHGVDLGFDRYDATTFAGGISVAARIEPRDVTRPQVLANFGGAVTLGVGLTGKSGIGFSLRGPDDERTVAWADMAANESHHVAGVWDGRDHLALAVDGEVIDEARFDGPLEFETDWASWTLLKGEYLFGRGYDGTATDVRLYNRPLSTAELRALAE; the protein is encoded by the coding sequence ATGGAAATGAGAGACGAGATCTCACTTTCGCGCGGGCTCCTCGGACACTGGTCGGGGGAGCGATCGCCCGACGGTATCGTTCGAGACCGCTCGCTCGAGGGCAACCACGGTAACTACGGGATCGACGCCCGCTGGATCTGGTTTACGAATCCGCGGGCGGTTAGACACGTCGGTGATCGGGAGCGAACGTACGTCTGCTACCTCGGCGGCCCGACCGGACGGGATATCGTCGCCGGGGCCTACGACCACGAGACGCGGTCGTTTTCGACGACCGTCGTCGACGAATCGTTCTCCGACGACGACCACACGAACCCGTCGCTCCTCCTCCGTAACGACGGGCGGATTCTGCTGTTCTGGGCGGGCCACAACGGCGACGCGCTGCACTACACCGTCTCCTGTGATCCCGAGAGCGTGTCGGCGTTCGGTCCGACCCGGCGTATCGAACAGGAGAGCGTCACGTACCCGAACCCGGTCCGGTCGCCCGACGATCCGGAGACGCTGTACCTGTTCTACCGGGATCGAACCTACACGCGCGACGCGACGAACGACAAGTACGGCTACATGGGCGACGGCAACCTCTACTACCGGGTTTCCGAAGACGACGGGCTGACCTGGAGCGACCAGACGCGAATCGCCGTCCCCCCGGAGGGCCACTACTCCATGTACTTCGTTCCCGCTCGCGGAGACGACGCGATACACTTCTTCTTCACCGACGCCGAGCGCGGTGGCGATGCCCCCAAATGGAACGTTATGTACGCCCAGTTTCGCAACGAACACTTCTACGCCGCTGACGGGTCGCTCATCGCTGGCCCTGACGACCTGCCGATGACGAAGTCGGACCTCGAGGTCGTCTACGACTCCACCGCTGCAGGGAACCACTACGCCTGGGTCTGGGACAGTGCGGTCGACGACGACGGTAACCCGGTCGTTGCGTACGCGACGTTTCCGTCGACGCTCGCCCACGAATACCGGTACGCGCGGTGGGACGGCGACCAGTGGTGCGATTACCACCTCGCGGATGCGGGCCGCTACGTCGCCAGACGGCCAATCGAGTTGCACTACTCCGGCGGACTCTCGATCGACCGCGACGACCCGAACGTCGTCTACGGCTGCGTCTCTCGAGGCGACCAGTGCGAACTCCGGCGGTTCGAGACCGCGACCGGCGGCGAGACGTGGGCGGAGATGACGGTGACGAAACGGTCGACCGGGTGCGACCTCAGGCCGGTCGTCCCGCGAAACGCCGGCGAGGACGTGCCCGTCCTCTGGACGACGGGCTCGTACAAGCACATGGACACGGTACAGACCGTCCTCCGCGGGCTGCCCGCCGACCAGCTCGCCGGCTCGAAACTCGAGGGCGACGGATCACACGGCGTCGACCTCGGGTTCGACCGCTACGACGCCACCACGTTCGCCGGCGGTATCTCCGTCGCCGCGCGTATCGAACCGCGAGACGTAACGAGGCCCCAGGTCCTCGCGAACTTCGGCGGTGCGGTCACGCTCGGGGTCGGTCTCACGGGGAAATCGGGAATCGGATTCTCGCTGCGCGGCCCGGACGATGAGCGTACGGTCGCGTGGGCGGACATGGCGGCGAACGAGTCCCATCACGTAGCGGGCGTCTGGGACGGGCGAGACCACCTCGCACTCGCCGTTGACGGCGAGGTGATCGACGAGGCTCG